One window from the genome of uncultured Fibrobacter sp. encodes:
- a CDS encoding FISUMP domain-containing protein: MLGYLGRLVVALSMVAGVSFAANDYSDSRDNRVYRVYRSGTLNWFTGNLSYKEGASLVVRNRAYYTPKVWDKVCPEKTRIPSWQEWEMLARDQFVGARKKQNMRSFVGAPAGFYEIGGNENKQVGPEVGYFAVAGEQKRGIMLDLNRGMFSEIAVTDSMALPVRCVGDYDPLEDMGISRDKMVFTDPRDGKKYKVEIRDSTKVWMKQNLQYNLTSVKQCFLEDSVFCKRHGRFYTFDEAQRVCPKGWHLPNDGEWRDYQKDKSKLDWDNLGRGGCRDWDEYCDETYTGHYWSSTSVEKGTGRAWEFRRQAHSINRSDESVQKGLYVRCVIDLK; encoded by the coding sequence ATGTTAGGTTATTTAGGCCGTTTGGTTGTGGCCTTATCAATGGTGGCGGGAGTATCGTTTGCCGCGAACGACTATAGCGATTCGCGCGACAATCGTGTCTACAGAGTGTATCGCTCCGGGACTCTCAACTGGTTTACAGGAAATCTTTCATACAAAGAGGGGGCTTCGCTCGTCGTAAGGAACAGGGCGTATTACACCCCGAAGGTCTGGGACAAGGTCTGCCCCGAAAAGACGCGTATTCCGTCTTGGCAGGAATGGGAAATGCTTGCTCGCGACCAGTTTGTCGGTGCGCGCAAGAAGCAGAACATGCGTAGCTTTGTCGGAGCCCCGGCCGGCTTTTACGAAATTGGCGGAAACGAGAACAAGCAGGTCGGCCCGGAAGTCGGCTATTTTGCTGTGGCCGGTGAACAGAAACGCGGCATTATGCTCGATCTCAACCGCGGGATGTTCAGCGAAATCGCCGTCACCGACAGCATGGCCTTGCCCGTGCGCTGCGTCGGCGACTACGACCCGCTCGAAGATATGGGCATCTCCCGCGACAAGATGGTGTTCACGGACCCCCGCGACGGGAAAAAGTACAAGGTGGAAATCCGCGACAGCACCAAAGTGTGGATGAAGCAGAATCTCCAGTACAACCTCACGAGCGTAAAGCAGTGTTTCTTGGAAGATTCAGTGTTCTGCAAGCGCCATGGGCGCTTTTATACCTTCGACGAGGCGCAGAGAGTCTGCCCGAAGGGCTGGCACCTCCCGAACGACGGTGAATGGAGAGATTATCAAAAAGACAAGTCCAAGCTGGATTGGGATAACCTAGGACGTGGCGGGTGCCGCGATTGGGACGAATACTGCGACGAGACGTACACAGGGCATTACTGGTCTAGCACTTCGGTGGAGAAAGGCACCGGCCGCGCATGGGAGTTCCGCCGCCAGGCGCATAGCATCAACCGCTCCGACGAAAGCGTGCAGAAAGGTCTCTATGTGCGCTGCGTTATCGACCTGAAATAA
- a CDS encoding phosphatase PAP2 family protein, whose protein sequence is MKSFLPKALFFSWFLVSGALSPVAAEYVLTLWDVPLTIGAAMVSVYGNMRYSDMEKPDDADVKPKAELLPWDRPVAGRYSDLADRMSDWASPVAVAPVALAGYAWYNGGTASGFLGYTLMYAQALAIQDGLNTIARSMQLWPRPYIYAEDGEGREAAEKAKGEAYGSFFSGHASAAFTTAIFTATAFDEIYPSSPYSGLVWAGSLSLAGFVGALRIAAGKHYPTDVVAGALVGTGVSLSILEFHKKKPQNYGIVVGPGFMGVIFLL, encoded by the coding sequence ATGAAATCTTTTTTGCCGAAAGCGCTGTTTTTTTCCTGGTTTCTCGTTTCGGGGGCGCTTTCTCCCGTGGCTGCGGAATATGTCCTCACGCTTTGGGATGTTCCGCTCACTATCGGTGCCGCCATGGTCTCTGTTTATGGCAACATGCGCTACTCCGACATGGAAAAACCCGACGATGCCGACGTGAAGCCCAAGGCGGAACTGCTGCCCTGGGACAGGCCCGTTGCCGGGCGCTATTCGGATTTGGCCGACAGGATGAGCGACTGGGCATCTCCCGTGGCTGTCGCGCCAGTTGCGCTTGCCGGTTACGCTTGGTATAATGGCGGTACGGCCTCCGGATTCCTAGGTTACACGCTGATGTATGCGCAGGCTCTCGCCATTCAGGATGGTCTCAACACGATTGCGCGCTCGATGCAGCTTTGGCCGCGCCCCTATATATATGCCGAAGACGGAGAGGGGAGAGAGGCCGCAGAAAAGGCGAAGGGCGAGGCCTACGGTAGCTTCTTTAGCGGGCATGCCTCCGCGGCGTTTACGACCGCCATATTCACGGCGACTGCATTCGACGAAATATACCCCTCGTCCCCGTATAGCGGGCTTGTGTGGGCAGGATCGCTATCGCTCGCCGGTTTTGTCGGTGCGCTCCGGATTGCCGCCGGCAAGCATTACCCTACAGACGTGGTCGCAGGTGCTCTAGTGGGCACGGGAGTGAGCCTTTCCATACTTGAATTTCACAAGAAAAAACCGCAAAATTATGGAATTGTTGTCGGTCCGGGCTTCATGGGTGTGATATTCCTCCTATAG
- a CDS encoding metalloregulator ArsR/SmtB family transcription factor, which translates to MSNQENIKEPIRPDMGLFSAISDEMRLKILLLLDQAEFTVNEIKDILDIHQSNASRHLAKLSACNLLKDRRDGIKAYYGLSDDLYLSRRVLSVIRDACEALPDKDIIKCRAAQILEDRTDKTKGQIHKLDQAGGSLKAQISLFAKLMYPFENVVDIGCGEGGDLTLMMAGRCKHVTSIDCDPKVISGLQTTLAQKGIKNVSPKVAEMTQTGLPENFADLVLMSQVLHHATDPHLALKEAVRILKPHGTLALLDLAQHKEESFRTTHGHIWLGFDKNQIEFLLKELNCKTIVSEIIPSENEVDKKLPVICMILEKQ; encoded by the coding sequence GTGTCCAACCAAGAAAATATAAAAGAGCCTATCCGCCCCGACATGGGCCTGTTCTCCGCCATTTCCGACGAAATGCGTCTCAAGATCCTGTTGCTCCTCGACCAGGCCGAATTCACGGTCAACGAAATCAAGGACATCCTGGACATCCACCAGAGCAACGCAAGCCGCCACCTGGCCAAGCTTTCGGCATGCAACTTGCTGAAGGACCGCCGCGACGGAATCAAGGCCTACTACGGCTTAAGCGACGACCTCTACTTGAGCCGCCGGGTGCTTTCGGTCATCCGGGACGCCTGCGAAGCACTGCCAGACAAAGATATCATCAAGTGCCGTGCCGCCCAGATTCTGGAAGACCGCACCGACAAGACCAAGGGGCAAATCCACAAGCTCGACCAAGCGGGCGGGAGCCTCAAAGCGCAGATAAGCCTGTTCGCCAAACTCATGTACCCCTTCGAGAACGTCGTGGATATCGGCTGCGGCGAAGGCGGCGACCTCACGCTCATGATGGCCGGCCGCTGCAAGCACGTGACCTCCATCGACTGCGACCCCAAGGTGATTAGCGGGCTGCAAACGACGCTCGCCCAAAAGGGAATCAAGAACGTAAGCCCGAAAGTCGCCGAAATGACGCAGACCGGGCTCCCCGAGAATTTTGCCGACCTCGTGTTGATGAGCCAGGTGCTCCACCACGCGACCGACCCGCACCTTGCCCTCAAGGAAGCTGTCCGCATCCTCAAGCCGCACGGTACGCTCGCCCTTTTAGACCTCGCCCAGCACAAAGAAGAATCCTTCCGCACGACGCACGGGCATATCTGGCTCGGATTCGACAAGAACCAGATAGAATTTTTGCTCAAGGAACTGAACTGCAAGACGATTGTTTCCGAAATCATCCCCAGCGAGAACGAGGTCGACAAGAAACTCCCCGTCATTTGCATGATTCTGGAAAAACAGTAA